The genomic stretch TCTGGAACGTCGCCGAGGCGCTGACGAAAAGCCCCCAGATCGCGGCCCGGGGCTACCTGTACGAAGCCGACGTCCCGGGCGTTGGGGCTGTCCGGCTGCCAGGGCGATTTTTCCGCACCAGCGCCGACGGACCGCCTCCCCAGCCCGCGCGCGAGGTCGAGGTGTCAGCAGTCGCCTGGGCGCCCCGGGGTCCCGCAGCCGGCATCGCGCCCAACCGGCAGCTCCCCGCCAGCCGGCCACTGGAGGGCGTCCGCGTGCTCGATTTCACCCATGTGCTGGCGGGGCCGTTCGGCACCCGCGTGCTCGCCGACCTCGGGGCCGAGGTCATCAAGGTCAGCAGTGCGAAGCGGAGCGGCGGTGCCAACTCCCCCGACCACCCCTACTACGTGTGCTGGAACCGGAACAAGAAGAGCGTCGCGCTCGATATGACCCGGCCCGAGGCCAGGGCGATTGCGCGAGACCTGGCGCTCGCGAGCGACATCATCATCGAAAACTTTTCGGCCGGGGTGCTCGAGCGCTGGGGGCTCGACCGCGCGTCCCTCGCGCCAGACCACCCGGGAGTAACGGTCATCTCCATGGGCGGCATGGGACAGACCGGCCCCTGGAAGGAGTTCGTGACCTACGCGCCGACCATTCACGCCCTGACCGGCCTGACCTATCTCACGAATCCCGAGGGAACGTACACCGACGGCTACGGCTTTTCGCTGACGGACCACCTGAGCGGTCTCGCCGCGGCGCTGGCGGCGCTCGAGGGGCTCGAACACCGGGAGCGGACCGGCCAGGGGCTGGCTATCGACCTTGCCCAGTATGAGCTCGGACTTGGCATCATGGGCCCGACGATCATCGACTACCTCGCCAACGGCACGAATCCCGAGCCGCGCGGCAACCGGCACCCGTTCGATGCCTGGGCTCCGCACGGGATCTACCCCTGCGCTGGCGAGGACCGGTGGGTTGCCATCGCGGTCCGCGGCGATGAGGAGTGGCGGCGCCTCGCGGGCATGCTTGGCATCGAGCCTGGCGGACGGTTCGCCATCCATGCCGACCGCGTGGCCAACTGGCGGGAACTGGATGCCGCGATAGCAGCGCGGACCCGCCGCGAAGACCCGTACGAACTCGCCGAACGGCTTCAGCGGGCGGGGGTGTGCGCTGCGCCGGTGCAGCACGCCGGGGACCTTGCCGAACGCGACCCGCAGCTCGCGGCGCGGGACTTCTTCGGCAGCGCACGTGCGGAAAAGTGGGGCGAGTACGGGATCGACCGGTTCCCGGCGCGGTTCGACGGGGAGCGGCCGCCCGTGTACGAAGGAGTTCGGCAGGTCGGCGAGGACACCTTCGAGGTGCTCTCCACGGTGCTGGGCTACGACGACGAGCGGATCGCCGAACTCATGGCAGGCGGGGTGCTCTCCTGACGGTTGCGAACAGCAACCGAGCCTCTGCTACGCTAACTGGAGCCATCGCCGGGGAGCGCCAATCGTGCCGTTTCGCCTGTTCACAACGCTCGGTAACGAAGTTCGCGAGTTTCGCACGGTCAGCCCCGGCGAGGTGCGAATGTACGTCTGCGGTGTCACGCCGTACGACGTGACCCACCTCGGGCATGCCTTCTCCTACGTGCAGTTCGACACCCTCCGGCGGTATCTGACCTGGCTGGGCTATCGCGTCCGATACGTCCAGAACGTCACGGACATCGACGACGACATGATCATGGTCTCGAAACGCCAGGGCGGCCGGCCGATTGCTGAGATCCGGGACGAAAACGATGCCATCCTCCGCGCTGACCTCGACCGCCTGAACGTCCTCCGCCCGACCGTGTACCCGTACGCGACCGACCATATCCCGGAGATCATCGAGACCACGCGCAGGCTCATCGACCGCGGCCACGCCTATGTCGTCGACGGGGACGTATTCTTCGACGTGGCCTCGTTCCCCCGGTACGGCCGCCTCAACGGCATGACTCTCGAGGAGCTGGGCAAGCGCGAAAACCCGGAGTCGAAGCGCGCCCACAAGAAGCGGGGCCACCTCGACTTCCTGCTCTGGCAGCAGGTGGACCCCGGCGACCCTTCGTGGGACAGTCCGTGGGGACCGGGCCGCCCCGGCTGGAGTATCGAATGTACCGCGATGGCGGTGAAACACCTCGGCACGCAGATCGACATCCATGGCGGCGGCAGTGACCTGAAATACCCACACCACGAAAACGAGATCGCCCAGGCCGAATGCGCCTACGATGTGGAGCCGTTTTGCGGCTGGTGGGTGCACAACGGCATGCTGCAGCTCGACGGGGTCAAGATGAGCAAGTCGCTCGGCAACCTGGTGCTCGCCCGCGACCTGATGCAGCGCGTCGAGCCGGACCACCTGCGGCTCTACCTGCTTAGCACCCACATCCGTGCGGACGCGAATTACACCGACGGCTCACTCGAGCGGCTCCGGGACCGGTACGAACGGCTGAAGGCGGCCGCAGCCCGGGCAGGCGAGGCTGAAGCTGACCGGGCCGTCCTTTC from Tepidiforma thermophila encodes the following:
- a CDS encoding CaiB/BaiF CoA-transferase family protein; protein product: MAALQPLAGLRVIECAGWNGVLAGRLLAEAGADVVRVVPPGGDPLAVEPPFFGSTGVSIQSTFYNAGKRTIRLDLGEPAGREQFLALAAAADILIEDWVPGAPPFTAAELRAANPPLAHIAVTPMGQDGPWRDWRVNDLAANALCGSAWVTGDPASPPISGYGNQSHHTVGLYAAVLALAAARYARLTGRGIHVDLSAHEALVTCTEQVLMQWFFPNGTWGTPIARRQGSLHWSGAYEVYPARDGHGVMVTASLKLTEVLVPWLIECGAAQELADREKFPDVVAMVKNLPYVMKVLREWVAEWSGEELFYEAQRRHQPFGVVWNVAEALTKSPQIAARGYLYEADVPGVGAVRLPGRFFRTSADGPPPQPAREVEVSAVAWAPRGPAAGIAPNRQLPASRPLEGVRVLDFTHVLAGPFGTRVLADLGAEVIKVSSAKRSGGANSPDHPYYVCWNRNKKSVALDMTRPEARAIARDLALASDIIIENFSAGVLERWGLDRASLAPDHPGVTVISMGGMGQTGPWKEFVTYAPTIHALTGLTYLTNPEGTYTDGYGFSLTDHLSGLAAALAALEGLEHRERTGQGLAIDLAQYELGLGIMGPTIIDYLANGTNPEPRGNRHPFDAWAPHGIYPCAGEDRWVAIAVRGDEEWRRLAGMLGIEPGGRFAIHADRVANWRELDAAIAARTRREDPYELAERLQRAGVCAAPVQHAGDLAERDPQLAARDFFGSARAEKWGEYGIDRFPARFDGERPPVYEGVRQVGEDTFEVLSTVLGYDDERIAELMAGGVLS
- the cysS gene encoding cysteine--tRNA ligase, giving the protein MPFRLFTTLGNEVREFRTVSPGEVRMYVCGVTPYDVTHLGHAFSYVQFDTLRRYLTWLGYRVRYVQNVTDIDDDMIMVSKRQGGRPIAEIRDENDAILRADLDRLNVLRPTVYPYATDHIPEIIETTRRLIDRGHAYVVDGDVFFDVASFPRYGRLNGMTLEELGKRENPESKRAHKKRGHLDFLLWQQVDPGDPSWDSPWGPGRPGWSIECTAMAVKHLGTQIDIHGGGSDLKYPHHENEIAQAECAYDVEPFCGWWVHNGMLQLDGVKMSKSLGNLVLARDLMQRVEPDHLRLYLLSTHIRADANYTDGSLERLRDRYERLKAAAARAGEAEADRAVLSQFLERLDDDFDVPGALDAADAAAHRVLTGSGDAAEAAAVRKALQVLGFAFAGARGPANGDFSP